The genomic window CCGCCTGACCGCGGTGGCGGACGCCCGGCTGCGCACCCGCGACCAGCTGGTCGCACTGCACGTGTTCGACGTCGAGCGGGACAACCTGCTCGCCGCGCTGGCGTACCTCGGCGACTCCGGCGACGCCCAGGCCTCGGTCGACCTGGCCGTCCGGCTGGCCTGGCACTGGACGCTGCGCGAGAGCGGGCGGGACGCCGCCCGCTGGCTGCGGTTCGCCATGGCCGTGCCCGGCGCCGAGTCGACGACGATGTTCCCGGTGGCCGAGGCGATGGGGGTCGTCACCGCGTTCGCCAGCGCCGGCGACCAGCCGGACCCGCCCGACGCCCAGCGCCGCCTCGTCACCCTCGCGAACGCGTTGGACGGCCTGGAGTCCGAGCACCAGATCGCGCCCCTGCTGCGCCCGCTGCTGCTGTTCATCGGGGGCGAGCGCGAGGCGTCCATGGCGGCCATGGAGGCGACCCTGTCGTCCCCGGACGCGTGGGTGCGGGCAGCGGTGCGCGGGGTGCGGATCGCGTTCGGGGAGAACGAGGGCGAGCTGGAGATGATGCGCGCGGACCTGCCCGTGGCGCTCGCCGAGTGGGAGCAGATCGGCGACCACTGGGGGCTGGCGGCGGTGCTCTCCTCGAGTGGGCAGCTGCGGGTGCTCGACGGCGACCTCGTCGGTGCGGTCGAGGACCTCGAGGCGGCGCTGGGACACATGCGGCTGCTGGGCGGTGGCTCCGACGACCTGATGGCGCACATCCGGCTGGCCGACATCAGCCTGCGGGCCGGGGACGTCGCGCGGGCCCGGCGGTTCGTCGACGCCATCCGCTCGGACCGCCGGTACGCCGAGCTCGGCGAGATGCGGGACCTGCTCACGACGATCGCGTCCGGGGCGGTGGCGATGGCGGAGCAGGACGAGGCGACGGTCGACGCCGAGTACGCCCGCCTGACCCAGACGCTGGCGCGGATGGGCGAGCCGAGCCACTACCAGGCGCACGGCGGTTCGTACGCCTACGCCTTCCTGGCGCTGATCGACGTCCGCCGCGCGCAGCTGGACGTCGCGGCCGGCCACGTGCGGACGGCGTGGCGACTGGCGTCGATGACCGAGGACCTGCCGATCATGGCGACGGCCGGGACGTCGGTGGCCGAGCTGGGAGCGGCGCTCGGCCGGTCGCACGAGGCGGCCGTGCTGCTCGGCGCGTCCGCCGCGCTGCGCGGTTCGCCGGACCTCACCCAGCCCACCGTCGCGACGTTGACCGCGCACCTGGTCGCCGAGCTCGGCGGCGACGCGTTCGAGGCCGCCTTCGAGTCCGGGCGCGTCCTGGACCGCGAGCAGGCCAGGGCCCGGCTCGACCCGCAGCTGCTGCTGGGCGGGTCCACGAGGGCTCCGCTACCCGAGTCGGCGGGCGACGCCTGACGTCACACCGGTGCTCAGGTCGTGCCGGAAGCCAGGGCTTCGGTGTGCGGCGGGTCGGCCCAGAGCTCGAGGAACCGCGTGACGTCTCGCCGGGTGGTGTCCCGGGTCAGGTAGTCGAGCTTGCTGCTCCGCACCGTCACCCGGACGACGTCCTCGTGCGGCAGCAGGGAGATCTGGAGCCGGTTTCCCAGCCAGAGGCGACCGAGTGCCACCCCGGTCCCGGCCACGACGAGCCCGTCGCCCAGGTTCACCACCCGGGCGCCGATCCCGCGCAGCGCGAAGAGCGTGAACTGGACGACGTCGTCGAGGTTCCCGCGGACCACCAGCGATCCGAGGGCAGCGTTGGGACTCTTGGGGTCGATGTCGCCCCAGACCTTCCGACCCTGCTGGAGCTGGCGCACCAGCAGTGCGAGGAGCAGGGCCGCCAGCAGGATCGACCACCAGGGAAACCGCTGGACGACGGCGACGACCAGGTAGACGACCAGCAGGACGCCGACGGCGATCGCTGCCCGGGCCAGCCGCCGGAACCGGAGGCGGGCGTCCTCTCGCAACGCCTCGTCGGAGAAGGCCCCCTCCACGCCCTCCTGCCAGGCTGCCGGCGTCTGCAGGCTCTGGATCCGAAGGGTCGTGGGTGCGGCGTGCTGGCCCGCGCGACCGCGGGCGGACGTCAGGAGCGGGGGGATCGCGCGGGCTAGGGCAGTCGCGAGGGCGAGGAGTGCGGGCGCGAGGTGCTGGAAGGACACCGAACCGGTCACGACGACCACCTGCAGCGGAACATGTCCGGCCCCTGACGCCTCTCGCGCACGTCGCCCCCCGACGGCGCCCTGGGGCGAGTGTCCTGCGGTGGCACGGACCCACGCAAGCCCGTGCAGGCCCGTGCAGGGTGCGTGCAGGGTGCGTGGGAGCGACGTCCGCCCGGGAACCCTCCTCGGGTTCCCGGGCGGACTCGTCGCACGGGGCTCAGGTGCGCTTGCGGTAGGCGCGCAGCGCCAGCGGGAAGAACACCGCGAGCAGGACGACCATCCAGCCGAGCGTCCAGATCAGGTCCGTCTGCACCGGACCGCCGAGCATCAGGCCGCGGACGGCGCCGACGAGGTGGCTGATCGGGTTGACCTTGACGAAGGACTGCAGCCAGTCCGGCATGGTCGCGACTGGCACGAACGTGTTGCTACCGAACGAGAGCGGCAGCACGATCAGGAACATGATCCCCTGCACGGCGCCCGGGGTGCGGACCTTCATGCCGACGAAGACCGAGATCCAGCCGAAGCAGAGCGCGAAGGCCATCGACAGCACGAGAGCGCCGAAGGTGGCGACCCAGCCGCCGGTCACGTTGAAGCCCATCAGCAGGCCGGTGGTCATCATGACGACGAACAGGATCAGGTAGCGGACGATGTCCGAGGCGACGGCGCCGACCAGCGGGGCCGAGCGGGCGATCGGCAACGAGCGGAAGCGGTCGAAGATGCCCTTCTCGATGTCCGAGTTGAGGTTCTGGCCGAGTGCGACGCTGGCCATCGCGATCGTCTGGCCGAACAGCCCCGGCAGCAGGAACTGCAAGTAGGCCTGCTGCGAGCCGCCGGCGATGGCGCCGCCGAAGATGTAGGTGAACATCCCCAGGAAGATCACCGGCTGCAGGGTGACGTCGATGAGTGCCTCGGGGGTGCGGGCCATCTTGATCAGGCTGCGCTTGGCGAGCACCCGGATGTGCCGCAGCGTGGTGTGGGACGTGCTGGGGCTGATGGTCGCCGGGACGGCCACGGAGGTGCGGCTCCCGGTCAGGTCGGTGGTGGTCATGCCGCCTCCTCGGTGGGGTCGGTGGTGTCGTCGTCGCTCGCGGTGCGGCCGGTCAGGGTGAGGAAGACCTCGTCGAGCGTGGGCAGGTGCAGCGAGAACTCGTGCACCGTGATGCCGGACTCGGTGATCCGGCCGATCAGCGCCGGCAGCAGGGAGTCGTCGTCCACCCGGGCGGTCAGCTCGTGCCGGGCCGTCTCCTCGGGAGCGGTCCGGGTCAGGTCCGCGAGGATCGCGCGGACGTCGTCGATCCGGTTCGGGTCCGTCGGGCGGATCCGCAGGCGCTGGCCGCCGATCACGTGCTTGAGACCGTCCGGGGTGTCGTGCGCGATGACCTGGCCGCGGTCGATGACGGTGATCTCGTCGGCCAGCGCGTCCGCCTCCTCCAGGTACTGGGTGGTGAGCAGCACGGTGGAACCCTCGTCGACGACCTTGCGGACGACGTCCCACATCTCCTCGCGCTTGGCCGGGTCGAGCCCGGTGGTCGGCTCGTCCAGGAAGATGACGGACGGGCGGCCGACCAGGCTCGCGGCCAGGTCGAGGCGCCGGCGCATGCCGCCGCTGTACGTCTTGGCCATCCGGTCGGCGGCCTCGGACAGGTCGAACCACTCGAGCAGCTCGACGGCGCGGGCCTTGGCGTCGCGGCCGCTCAGGTTCAGCAGCTGGCCGATCATCACGAGGTTCTGGGTGCCGGTCAGGTCCTCGTCGACCGAGGCGTACTGGCCGGTCAGGCCGATCCGGGCGCGCACGGCGGCGGCGTCGCGGACGACGTCCAGGCCGTCCACGTGCGCGCTGCCGGAGTCGGCCTGCAACAGGGTGGCGAGGATGCGCACGGCGGTGGTCTTGCCGGCGCCGTTCGGGCCCAGCACACCGAGGACGCTGCCCTCACGGGCGGCCAGGTCCACCCCGGCGAGGGCCTGCGTCGTGCCGAATCGCTTGGTGAGGCCGGTGGCCTCGATGGCGTAGGTCATGTCAGTTCTCCTGATCTCTGGTGAGCGTGACGATTCCTGGTCGCGCTGGCAGCACGCGCACACGGCGCTGACACGTCCTGGCACGCGCTGACACGGCGTGACCGTCCGTCCGTCCGATATGGACGCGTCTGCACGACAACTAGGCAGAATGGGTTAATCACGAGCGTCCGCATGGCGGACTCTGCCCACGGTGCGTCACCATTTCCGTTGTGAACCCGCTTCCCCTGCGCAGTCCCGCCGCGGCCGGTGACTGCCTCGACCTCACCGTCGTCGAGGCCCGTCAGACCGATGCCGTCGAGCTCGGGATGCTGCTGGCCTGGCTGGACGAGCAGGACTGAGCCGAGCCGTCCAGGGCTGAGCAAGGCCGATCAAGCCACGGCCCCCCGGGGTGGGCCACGCTGGGCGCATGACGACGGACGTGATGGCCCGGATCCTCGACCTGGTGACCCAGGCGATGGACGAGCCCGACACGACCGCGGACGAGCTCGCGTCCCGCGCGTACCTGTCCCGGTTCCACTTCGACCGGCTGGTCGCTGCGGCCACCGGTGAGCCCCCGGGCGCGTTGCGCCGCCGGCTGCTGCTGGAGCGAGCCGCGTACCGGCTCGTCAACGGCCGCAGCTCGGTGCTGGACGTCGCGGTCGAGGCGGGCTACGGCTCGCACGAGGCGTTCACCCGGGCCTTCAACCGCGAGTACGGGTTCGCGCCGACCTCGCTGCGCCGTCGTCCGCCTCGCACGTTCCACGAGCTCGAGCTGCCTTGCCCGAGCGGCGTGCACTTCCAACCCCCCGGCGGCCTGCGGCTGCCGGCCACCCGACAGGAGAGCCAGATGGACGTCGTGCAGCACCTGGTCGACCACCACGTCGACGCGTTGACCGAGATCATCGAGCGGGCCGAGCCGCTCACCGACACCGTGCTCGACCAGCCGATCAGCGTGTCGGTCGAGACCATCGACGGCGAGCAGACCCTGCGCTCGCTGATCAACGCGATGGTGACGCAGGAGGAGCACTGGCTGTCCGCGCTGCGCGGTGGCGGGTGGCCGGACGAGAGCGACCGCAGCGTGCCCGGCCTGCGGGCGCGACACGCGGTGGCCGGACGGGACTACCGGGCGATGGTGGCCGACGCGATCAGCGACGGCCGGCTCGCGGACACGTTCGTCGACACGACCTGCGGGCCGCCGACCACGCACACCCTGGGCGGCACGATCGGCCACGTCATCACCTTCGCGGCAGTGCGCCGCACGCTCGCCGTCGGCGCGCTGGAGACCGCCGGCGTCGAGGACGAGGCGTGGGCCGACCCGCGGCCCTTCCTGGACGGCCTGCACTAGCTCGCAGCCCCGGCCGGTCGCTGACCTGAACGTCGGCTAGCGGCCCAGGTGCAGCCGGAGGGCCAGGAACTCGATGTCAGCCTGCGGCAGGCTCACGCTGACCTTGCTACCCGGGTATGACCGGTCGTGCTACCTGTCGGGCCCGGGTCACGGTGAAGCCTGGCCGAGCCAGCGGACCAGCAGCGCCGTCACGGTGCCGGTCATCACCCGACGAGCGGCCGTCTCGTCGAGGTCGAAGTCCTGTCGAAGCATCTGCCAGTCGCCCGAGGTCGTCGCCGTCGTCATCGCCACCACCAACGCCTCGCGAAGGCTGGTCGCCGTGGTGCCGCCGGCCTCGAGCTCGGGTGCGAAAGCCTGCTCCACCCCACGCCGGGCCAGGTCGATGTGCCGGGACCGGTTGTGCTGCAGCTGTTTCGAGAACGGCGTACGCAGCCGGGCCGCCGCCGCCGCCGGGGCCAGGGTCTCCAGCGCGGCGGCCCGGTGCGCGCAGAACCGGTCGATCCGCTCGGTCAGGGGCAGCGCCAGGTCGACCGGCTGGGACTGCGCCTCCTCGCGCTCGAGCACGACTGCGCCGGTCGCGGCGAACAGGGCCTCGAGGTCGCGGAAGTTGGTCCACAACGTGCGCAGGGAGATGCCGGCCCGCTCGGCGATCCGCTCGCCGGTGGGGCTCAGGTCGCCGGACTCGATCAGCTGCAGGTGGGCGCTCACGATCGCGGCCTTGCTGCGTTCGGCCCGCGCCGTCCGGCCGTCGACGCTGCCCGCGGCGGGCTGTTCGGAGGTCACGTGCGGAGTATCCACGATCGCCGAAACATGCACTAGACATGCGTCGACCCTTCCCGCAGCGCTCTCGCGCCCGTGCCGTTGGTCACGGAAAGGTGACGATTGCACCCGGCTCGTTGACTTCCTATCTGCAACGTCAGTGCACTTACCTCGTTCCGGCGCGGAGGCCGGTGGCGCACCCGAGACAGCGAGGTGAGCATGGCACCGAGCCCGGCGACCCTCGGCCTGCGCGACGTCGGCCGCACCTTCGGCGGCCTTCGCGCGCTCGACCAGGTCAGCCTCGACCTGGCGGCCGGCGAGGTGCTCGGGGTCATCGGCCCCAACGGTGCGGGGAAGACGACGCTGTTCAACGTCGTCTGCGGGTTCGTCCGGCCGACCAGCGGGTCCCTGACCCTGGACGGCGCTCCGTGGCGCCCGCAGCCGCATCGCCTGGCCGGGCAAGGCATCTCGCGCACCATGCAGGGCCTCGGGCTGTTCGGCGGGCTGGACGTCCTGGAGAACGTGATGATGGGTGCGACGCGCACGTCACGGGCCGGCTGGGCCTCGGCCCTGCTGGGCGGCGGGCGCAGTCGAGGTGACGAGCAGCGGCTGCGCGAGGCTGCGACGTCCGTGCTCGACGAGCTCGCCATCGCGGACGTCGCCCACGCCCGGCCTGGCGCGCTGCCCTACGCCGTTCGCAAGCGGGTCGCCCTCGCACGCGCGCTGGTCTCGAGGCCGCGCCTGCTGCTGCTCGACGAGCCCGCCGGCGGGCTTGGTGCCGCGGACGTCGACGAGCTGGCCGGGCTGGTCCGCGGTCTGCCCCGGCACGACCGGCACCCGTGCTCGGTGATGCTCGTCGAGCACCACGTGGACCTCGTGATGCAGGTCTGCGACCGGGTCGTCGTCCTCAACTTCGGTCAGCTCATCGCCGCCGGCCCGCCCGCGCAGGTCCGGGCTGACCCTGCCGTCCTCGAGGCCTACCTGGGGAAGGCCGGATGACCGCGGCGCTGCAGGTGCGCGGCCTGACCGCCGGCTACGGGGCTGTCCCCGTCCTGCGCGACCTCGACCTCGACGTCCCGCCACGGATGGTCGTCGCGGTGCTCGGCGCCAACGGCGCCGGCAAGACCACGTTGCTGCGAGCACTCACCGGTGGCGCCCTCACATCGTCCGGCCAGATCACCTACGGCGGGCACGACCTGAGCCGGGTCGCCGTGTCGGACCTGGTGCGGCTCGGCATCGCCCACGTGCCCGAGGGCCGCGCAGTGATCACCGACCTGACCGTGGACGAGAACCTGCGCCTGGGTGGGCTGTGGCGCGACGACCGCAAGGCCCAGCGGCAGGACCTGTCCCGCGTCTACGACCTGTTCGAGCCGTTGGCCCGCCGGCGCAGCTACCCCGGGCACCTGCTGTCGGGCGGCGAGCGCCAGATGCTCGGCATCGGCCGCGCGCTGATGTCCCGGCCGACCCTGATGCTGCTGGACGAGCCGTCCCTCGGTCTCGCGCCGCAGACCACGGCGGCGATCATGGCGCTGCTCGCCACGCTGCGCGACGACCAGGGGATCAGCGTCCTGCTCGTCGAGCAGAACGTCGGCGGCGCGTTGTCGATCGCGGACCGCGCGGTCGTGCTCTCGCTCGGCCGGGTCGTGGTGTCGACCACGCCGCAGGAGCTCGCCGGCGACGACCGGGCCCGGCACGCCTACCTGGGCTACTGATGGAGCGCTTCCTGTTCCTCACGGTCGACGGCGTCACGAACGGCGCGGTGCTCGCCGCCTTCGCGGCCGCTCTCGTGATCATCTGGCGCGCCACCCGGACGGTGAACTTCGCGCAGGGCGCCATGGCGGTGCTGACCACGTACGTGGCGTACGCCGTCACGCAGGCGAGCGGGTCGTACTGGTTGGGCTTCGCCGCCGCGCTGGTGGCCGGGGCGCTGCTGGGGGCCGCCGTCGAGCGTGGGCTGATGCGGTTCGTGCCGGCCGACAACCACCTGGCCGCCGTCATCGTCGCACTCGGCCTGGTGACCATCCTGCAGGCCCTGATGAGCGCGGTGTTCGGCAACGAGTACCGGCCGATGCAGGTCCCGTTCAGCCGGGCGGCGGGCCACGCCGCCCGACTCACGCTGCCCTCGCCGTACGACGTGTTCACGTTCGTGGCGGTCGCGCTGATGCTGGCCTCGCTCGCCTGGCTGCTCGGCCGGACCGCGCTGGGCCTGCGGCTGCGCGCCTCGGCCTTCGCGCCGGACGTCGCGCGGCTGCTCGGCGTGCGGGTGTCCCGGATGCTCACGGTCGGCTGGATGCTCGCGTCGTCGGCAGGCGCGCTGGCGGCGGTCCTGGTGGTGCCGACCGGCCTGGGGCTGAACCCCTCGGCGATGGACCTGGTGTTCGTCTCGGCCTTCGCCGCCGCGGTGATCGGGGGCCTGGACAGCCTGGTCGGCTCCCTCGTCGGTGGGCTCGTCGTCGGCCTGGTGCTGTCGTACGCCACCGGCTACGTGAGCAGCGACGCGACTCCGCTGGTGGTGCTGGCCCTGCTGCTCGTCGTCCTGCTGGTGCGGCCGTCGGGGCTGTTCGCGCCCACCGCGGTGAGGCAGGTATGACCCCCCTGCTGCGCCACCTGGGGTGGGCGGCACTGGCCGCGCTGCTCGTGCTCGCGCTGAGCCTGCTGCTCGGGCCGTTCCGCAACTTCGAGCTCGCGACCGTTGCCGCGTACTTCTGCGCGGCCGCCGGGCTCACGGTGCTGACCGGCCTCTCCGGCCAGCTGTCGCTGGGCCAGGGCGCCTTCATGGCCGTCGGGGCGTACGCGGCGACCGGCACCTCGCAGCTGCTCGCCGACCGGACCTGGGCGGTGGGGCTGTCCGAGGTGGTGCCGGTCCTGGCCGGGGCCCTGGCGGCCGGGGTCGTGGGGCTGGTCATCGGAGTGGCGGCCGCCCGCCTGCGCGGCCCGTACCTGGCGGGGGTGACGCTGGCGCTGGCGATCGCGGTCCCGTCGGTCGCGAGCCTCTTCGACGGCCTGCTGGGTGGCGACCAGGGGCTGACGTACGCCGCCGAGCCGCCGCCGGCGATCGGTGGTCGAGCCGTCCCGGTGGAGCAGTGGCAGGTCTGGGTCTCCTGGGCGGTGGCGCTGCTCGTCGCGGTCGGGCTGGCGAACCTGAGCCGCAGCCGGCTGGGGCGGACGCTGCGCGCGATCCGGGACGACGAGTCCGCAGCCGCGCTGGCCGGCGTGGACGTCGCTCGGGCCCGGGCCACCGTGTTCGGCGTCAGCTCGGTGGCCGCCGGCGCGGGTGGGGCGCTGGTCGCCTGGCAGACGCAGATTGCCGCGCCGGGCGCCTACCCGCTCACCCTGTCGTTGTCGCTGCTGATCGCCGTGGTCATCGGCGGACTGGGCCGGCTGTCGGGGGCGGCCGTCGGCGCGGCGCTGCTGGTGCTGCTGCCCGACCTGGCGCAGTCGCTCACGGACGCGCTGGACCTGTCCGCCGAGCAGGCCCAGCGCTGGCAGGGCACCCTGCCGCAGCTGCTGTTCGGCGTGGTCGTGATCCTCGTCGTCCTCGTTGCGCCGCAAGGCCTCCACGGACTGAGCGAGCGCGCCGTCCAGCGTGCCCGGAAGCTGTCGAGCCCCCGACCCATCCCATCCCACGAAAGGCAGTCCGAGCGATGAGGAACCACGCATCTCGAAGGGTCCTGGCGGTCGCGTCCGCGACGCTGCTGCTGAGCGCGGTCGCCTGCAGTCGAGGCGGCACCGGTAGCGGGGGCGGCGCGGACGACGCCGCCCGGGCGGACGTGCCCGGAGTCACCGACACGCAGATCCTGCTCGGCACGCACATGCCGCTGACCGGGCCGGCTTCCGGCGGCTACTCGAAGATCGCGCCCGCGACCAAGGCGTACTTCGACTTCGTCAACGCCGCCGGCGGGGTCAACGGCCGCAAGATCACCTACAAGTACCTGGACGACGGTTACAACCCGGCGAACACGCAGAAGGTGGTTCGCCAGCTCGTGCTGCAGGACAAGGTGTTCAGCGTGCTCAACGGTCTCGGCACACCCACCCACACGTCGGTGCTGGACTTCCTGGGCTCGAACAAGGTGCCCGACCTGTTCGTCGCCTCGGGCGCCACCGCCTGGAACCAGCCGCAGAAGTACCCGAACACCTTCGGGTTCAACACCGACTACACGGTCGAGGGCAAGATCCTCGCGACCTACGTGAAGGCGAGCCTGCCCGGCAAGAAGGTCTGCTCGCTCGGCCAGAGCGACGACTTCGGCGCCGACTTCGTCAAGGGCGTCGAGACGGTGCTCGGCGCGAGCGGGCTGGCGGCCAAGCAGAGCTACACGGTGACGAACCAGAACGTCGCCCCGCAGGTCGGCGCGCTCAAGGCGGCCGGCTGCCAGGTGGTGATGCTGGCGACCGTGCCGGGCTTCACCGCGCTGACCGTCGGCACGGCCGCGAAGCTGGCCTTCCAGCCCCAGTGGGTCGTCTCGAACGTCGGAGGCGACTACAAGACCGTCGCGGCCGCGTTGGGCAAGGCGGCGCCGCTGCTCGAGGGCATGGTCGGGCTCAACTACCTGCCGATGTACAACGACACCGCCAACCCGTGGATCCAGCTGTTCACGAAGGTCAACGACCAGAACAACGGCAAGGCCGATTTCGACGGCAACGTCGTCTACGGGATGTCGGTCGGCTACCTGGCGGTCCAGTCGTTGCAGAACGCCGGCAAGGACCTGACTCGGGACGGCGTCGTGCAGGCCGTGGAGAAGAACGGGTTCGTCGGGCCGGGTCTGGTGCCGTTGCGGTTCTCCGCCACCGACCACTCGGGCTACGCCGGTGGCCGTCTGACGAAGGTCGCGGGCGGTGTCCAGGCCTACTTCGGCCCGTCGTACGTCACGGACGACGGGTCCGGGGCGGTCACCGAGTCCTCGCAGGCGCCCGCCACCCCGCCCGCGAGCGGCATCCCGGCGAGCTGAACCCAGCCGGCCGCTGGCCGAGTGCAGCGAAGTGGGGCACCCGACGTCCGTCAGGTGCCCCACTTCTCTGGTTTCGCGGGTGCGGTCGACCGTTACGCGGCCGGGCCCGCCCCGGGCATCGGGCAGACCGCGCCCGTGCCACCGATGCCGCAGTAGCCGTTCGGCACCTTGTAGAGGTACTGCTGGTGGTAGTCCTCGGCGTAGTAGAACTCGCCCGCCTCGGACACCGGGCGGATGTCGGTGGTGATGTCACCGAAACCCTTGGCGCGCAGCGACTCCTGGTACGCGGCCTTCGACTGCTCGATCAGCTCGCGCTGCTCGTCGGTCGTCCAGTAGATCGCCGACCGGTACTGGGTGCCGCGGTCGTTGCCCTGCCGGAACCCCTGGGTCGGGTCGTGGCTCTCCCAGAACGTCTTCAGCAGCTCGGCGGTCGAGACCTGGGTGGGGTCGTAGGCGACCAGCACCGCCTCGGTGTGGCCGGTGCGCCCGGTGCAGGTCTCGTCGTACGTCGGGTTGGGGGTGATGCCGCCCTGGTAGCCGGCCGCGGTGGTCACGACCCCGGGGGTCTGCCAGAAGATCCGCTCGGCGCCCCAGAAACACCCCATCGCGATGTACAGCACCGCAGTGCCCTCGGGCCACGGGCCCTTGAGCGGGGTGCCGAGGACGGCGTGGGTCTCGGGGACGGGGTAGGGGGTGCTGGCGCGACCCGGCAGGGCCTCGTCAGCGGTGATCATGCGGGTCTTGGTCGACGAACCGAACACGGTGGGGACCTCCTCGTTAGTTCCATCCCGTCCAACCACGCCTGAGCACGGTTCGTTCCCGCTACCGCTGTGGTGGCGGACATACGCCGTGATGGGCCTCAGCATGGGTCAGTTGGGGTGCAATTGGTAGTGTGGATAGCGTGCAATAAGTCGTGCAGAATGGATGCAATAAGTAGTGTAGAACCCCTCCGCGCCGGATAGGGTTGCCTCATGGCCTACCTGCCCCGGACCGTGGACCACGAGCTCGACGAGCTCCTGCCCACCCTCGCTGCGATCAGCCTGGACGGGCCGAAGGGGGTCGGGAAGACCGCGACCGCGGGACGCCGGGCGAGCACTGTTCTCGCCATGGATGATGCGGGCCAACGGCAACTCATCCAGGCGGACCCCGATCGACTCGAACGAGAGTCGTCCCCGGTCCTGGTGGACGAGTGGCAGCGGTTGCCCGAGGTGTGGGACATGGTGCGCCGGAGCGTGGATCGGGGCGCAGCCCCCGGCAGCTATCTCCTCACCGGGAGCGCGAGTCCCGGTGAGGGCGCCACGACTCATTCGGGGGCCGGGCGCATCGTCCAGGTCCGGATGAGGCCGCTCACCTTCGCCGAACGGCGGGTTGAGGCACCCACGGTCAGTCTCGGGGCCCTGCTCGAGGGTGCACAGCCCGACATCGGGGGCAGCACCACCGTCGGACTGGCCGACTACACCGACGAGATCCTGGCTTCGGGCCTTCCGGGTGTCCGCCACCTGGCCGGGCGAGCGCGTCGCGCGCAGCTGGACGGCTACCTGGCGCGGATCGTGGACCGGGACTTTCCTGAGCAGGGCCATCCAGTTCGTCGTCCTCGCGCGCTGCGCGCCTGGTTGACCGCCTACGCCGCGGCGACGTCCACGACAGCGAAGTACAGCGTGATCCTGGATGCCTCGACAGCAGGAGACGGCGACAAGCCTGCCAAGACGACCGTCATCGGATATCGCGACGTTCTCACGCAGCTGTGGATCCTGGATCCCGTTCCCGGTTGGGTTCCGTCTCGCAATCCCTTCACCCGCCTGCAGCAGTCGCCGAAGCACCACCTCGCCGATCCAGCGCTGGCCGCGCGACTGCTCGGCGCCACGGAGGGTTCGCTGCTGGACGGAAGCGAACTCGGTCCATCGATCCCTCGCGACGGAACGCTCCTGGGGGCTCTGTTCGAGTCCCTCGTCGCGCTCAGCCTCAGGGTCGCCGCACAGTCGGCCGAGGCGACGGTGCACCATCTCCGCACAGCCAACGGGGTGCACGAGGTCGACTTCATCGTTGAACGCGCTGACCACCGGGTGCTCGCGATCGAGGTCAAGCTCGCCGCATCCGTGGAAGACCGCGACGTCGTCCACCTCACGTGGCTGGCCGATCAGCTCGGTTCCGACGTGGTGGATCGCGTGGTCGTCACGACGGGTAGCGAGGCGTACCGGCGCCGGGACGGCATTGCGGTCGTGCCGCTCGCGCTCCTCGGCGTCTGAGCCCGTCGGACCTTGCTCACACCACGTAGGCGGCGTCGTCGTCCGGGGCGGGACGCCGGCCGCCGGCCGGCCGCCGCGTGACGACGTCCCAGGCCTGCGCGACCAGCGGTACGGCGCGCGCCAGGACGTCGACGGGCAGCGCGAACGGCAGCCGCACCCACGACTCCAGACCGCCGTCGGCGGCGAAGCGGGAGCCCGGGGTCAACCGCACCCCGAGGTCCGCCGCGGCTGCGGCGAGGTCGCTCGCGGACGGCGCGGGCAGGGCGCACCAGAGCACCTGGCCCCCCGCCGGCCGGACGACCCGCCAGTCCGGCAGGTGGGCGGCCAGCAACCCGGTCAGGACGTCGCGGCCCTG from Angustibacter luteus includes these protein-coding regions:
- a CDS encoding branched-chain amino acid ABC transporter permease, yielding MTPLLRHLGWAALAALLVLALSLLLGPFRNFELATVAAYFCAAAGLTVLTGLSGQLSLGQGAFMAVGAYAATGTSQLLADRTWAVGLSEVVPVLAGALAAGVVGLVIGVAAARLRGPYLAGVTLALAIAVPSVASLFDGLLGGDQGLTYAAEPPPAIGGRAVPVEQWQVWVSWAVALLVAVGLANLSRSRLGRTLRAIRDDESAAALAGVDVARARATVFGVSSVAAGAGGALVAWQTQIAAPGAYPLTLSLSLLIAVVIGGLGRLSGAAVGAALLVLLPDLAQSLTDALDLSAEQAQRWQGTLPQLLFGVVVILVVLVAPQGLHGLSERAVQRARKLSSPRPIPSHERQSER
- a CDS encoding ABC transporter substrate-binding protein, producing MRNHASRRVLAVASATLLLSAVACSRGGTGSGGGADDAARADVPGVTDTQILLGTHMPLTGPASGGYSKIAPATKAYFDFVNAAGGVNGRKITYKYLDDGYNPANTQKVVRQLVLQDKVFSVLNGLGTPTHTSVLDFLGSNKVPDLFVASGATAWNQPQKYPNTFGFNTDYTVEGKILATYVKASLPGKKVCSLGQSDDFGADFVKGVETVLGASGLAAKQSYTVTNQNVAPQVGALKAAGCQVVMLATVPGFTALTVGTAAKLAFQPQWVVSNVGGDYKTVAAALGKAAPLLEGMVGLNYLPMYNDTANPWIQLFTKVNDQNNGKADFDGNVVYGMSVGYLAVQSLQNAGKDLTRDGVVQAVEKNGFVGPGLVPLRFSATDHSGYAGGRLTKVAGGVQAYFGPSYVTDDGSGAVTESSQAPATPPASGIPAS
- the msrA gene encoding peptide-methionine (S)-S-oxide reductase MsrA encodes the protein MITADEALPGRASTPYPVPETHAVLGTPLKGPWPEGTAVLYIAMGCFWGAERIFWQTPGVVTTAAGYQGGITPNPTYDETCTGRTGHTEAVLVAYDPTQVSTAELLKTFWESHDPTQGFRQGNDRGTQYRSAIYWTTDEQRELIEQSKAAYQESLRAKGFGDITTDIRPVSEAGEFYYAEDYHQQYLYKVPNGYCGIGGTGAVCPMPGAGPAA
- a CDS encoding ATP-binding protein, which translates into the protein MAYLPRTVDHELDELLPTLAAISLDGPKGVGKTATAGRRASTVLAMDDAGQRQLIQADPDRLERESSPVLVDEWQRLPEVWDMVRRSVDRGAAPGSYLLTGSASPGEGATTHSGAGRIVQVRMRPLTFAERRVEAPTVSLGALLEGAQPDIGGSTTVGLADYTDEILASGLPGVRHLAGRARRAQLDGYLARIVDRDFPEQGHPVRRPRALRAWLTAYAAATSTTAKYSVILDASTAGDGDKPAKTTVIGYRDVLTQLWILDPVPGWVPSRNPFTRLQQSPKHHLADPALAARLLGATEGSLLDGSELGPSIPRDGTLLGALFESLVALSLRVAAQSAEATVHHLRTANGVHEVDFIVERADHRVLAIEVKLAASVEDRDVVHLTWLADQLGSDVVDRVVVTTGSEAYRRRDGIAVVPLALLGV